A genomic stretch from Terriglobia bacterium includes:
- a CDS encoding insulinase family protein yields the protein MKIPCLRNLAIVVGFISIALTLNAQDIASFEKRITVKKLANGLTIVLMERPEAPVFSFYTRVDAGSVQEVPGITGLAHMFEHMAFKGTHEIGTTNWPAEKAALEKVETTYAAYLHEKLKEVGRDEKKVAELEKAWQAAVDAAEKFVVPNEFGEIVESQGGVGLNASTDRDETTYFYSFPENRLELWAYLESERFLEPVMREFYKERDVVYEERRMSVDSSPQGRLIEQFLRAAFIAHPYGRPVVGWPSDLRAFSATDAINFFKKYYVPANMVVTVVGDLKAAEAMPIIEKYFGRIPARPAPDPLRTQEPPQQAMRTVLIHDRSQPIYVEGYHRGDYRDPDDPVYDVLADLLSKGRTSRLYRSLVRDKRIAIAAQGGSFPGNKYPSLFFFFAAPSQGHTAEEMAAPIHEEIEKLKTQDVSDEELQSIKTRAKADLIRGLGNDQGLAFQLGEYQALYGDWRELFRQIDEIDKVTKADIRRVANKTFRDDNRTVATMETEAEKPKPTEPAKGEQK from the coding sequence ATGAAGATTCCTTGTTTGCGCAACCTCGCAATTGTCGTTGGATTTATCTCGATCGCTCTCACCCTTAACGCCCAGGACATTGCTTCCTTTGAAAAACGGATCACCGTCAAGAAGCTGGCCAATGGCCTGACCATCGTGCTCATGGAACGCCCTGAAGCGCCGGTGTTTTCCTTCTACACGCGCGTTGACGCCGGCTCCGTGCAGGAAGTCCCGGGCATCACCGGCCTGGCGCACATGTTTGAGCACATGGCCTTCAAGGGCACGCATGAGATCGGCACCACAAACTGGCCCGCGGAAAAAGCCGCGCTGGAAAAAGTGGAAACCACGTATGCCGCTTATTTGCATGAGAAGTTGAAGGAAGTTGGGCGCGACGAAAAGAAGGTGGCGGAGCTTGAAAAAGCCTGGCAGGCAGCCGTGGATGCCGCCGAAAAGTTTGTAGTCCCCAATGAGTTTGGTGAGATCGTGGAAAGCCAGGGCGGAGTCGGTCTCAATGCATCCACTGACCGCGACGAGACGACATACTTCTATTCGTTTCCAGAAAATCGCCTTGAGTTGTGGGCTTACCTGGAGTCAGAGCGCTTTCTGGAGCCGGTGATGCGCGAGTTTTATAAGGAGCGCGACGTCGTCTATGAAGAACGGCGCATGAGCGTTGATAGCTCGCCGCAGGGCCGGCTGATTGAGCAGTTTCTGCGCGCGGCATTCATCGCGCATCCTTACGGACGCCCCGTAGTTGGCTGGCCTTCTGATCTGCGCGCCTTCTCCGCCACTGACGCCATTAATTTCTTTAAGAAGTATTACGTTCCCGCAAACATGGTGGTCACGGTGGTGGGCGACCTGAAGGCCGCGGAGGCCATGCCGATCATCGAGAAATACTTTGGCCGCATCCCCGCGCGCCCCGCGCCAGATCCGCTGCGCACCCAAGAACCTCCGCAACAGGCCATGCGGACCGTCTTAATTCATGACCGCAGCCAGCCGATTTATGTTGAAGGCTACCACCGCGGAGACTATCGCGATCCTGACGATCCTGTGTATGACGTGCTGGCCGACTTGCTTTCCAAAGGCCGCACTTCCCGGCTCTATCGTTCCCTGGTGCGCGACAAACGGATTGCCATTGCCGCGCAGGGCGGTTCGTTCCCCGGCAATAAATATCCCAGCCTGTTTTTCTTTTTTGCGGCGCCCAGCCAGGGCCACACTGCTGAAGAAATGGCCGCGCCTATCCATGAAGAGATTGAAAAGCTGAAAACGCAGGATGTCTCCGACGAAGAATTGCAGTCGATCAAGACGCGCGCCAAGGCTGACCTGATTCGCGGCCTGGGCAACGATCAGGGTTTGGCCTTCCAACTGGGTGAGTACCAGGCGCTCTATGGTGACTGGCGCGAGCTCTTCCGCCAGATTGATGAGATCGACAAAGTCACCAAAGCCGATATTCGCCGCGTCGCCAATAAGACATTTCGTGATGACAATCGCACCGTTGCAACCATGGAAACGGAAGCGGAAAAACCAAAGCCGACAGAGCCGGCCAAAGGAGAGCA
- a CDS encoding GAF domain-containing protein: MSKHQELLQEFRLFAETAANATALMTHISQRLHDEFSRYNWVGFYLVDKADPGVLVVGPYVGSFSPNVRIPINKGLCGAAATTKKTVVVNDVASDPRYLSGSEIVKANLVVPILAKNELLAELDIESYFANTFTKAEQAFAEDVAQLVGKYLEKKR, translated from the coding sequence ATGTCAAAACACCAGGAACTGCTCCAGGAGTTCCGACTATTTGCTGAAACCGCGGCGAACGCAACAGCGCTGATGACCCATATATCACAGCGCCTGCATGATGAGTTTTCACGTTACAACTGGGTGGGGTTTTATCTGGTAGATAAGGCCGATCCCGGGGTGCTGGTGGTGGGCCCTTATGTGGGCAGCTTCAGCCCCAACGTGCGTATCCCCATCAATAAAGGATTGTGCGGCGCGGCGGCCACCACCAAAAAGACCGTTGTGGTGAATGACGTGGCCAGCGATCCGCGTTATCTTTCCGGATCGGAAATTGTGAAGGCGAACCTGGTGGTCCCGATTCTGGCTAAAAATGAGCTGCTGGCTGAGCTCGATATTGAAAGCTATTTTGCCAATACGTTCACCAAAGCGGAGCAGGCCTTTGCGGAAGACGTGGCGCAGCTCGTAGGCAAGTATCTGGAGAAGAAACGGTAG
- a CDS encoding GAF domain-containing protein — protein sequence MSKHQELLKDFGYVAQSARTVDALMEAIVQRLHDTMTRYNWVGFYLVDKTRPGSLKLGPHVGSFDPHESVSLDKGLCGDAATTKKTVVVNNAANDPRYKASSALVKSEIVTPIFTRGALYGEIDINSYFAETFNFDEQKFVEACAALVSGYLEKPR from the coding sequence ATGTCCAAGCACCAGGAATTGCTTAAAGACTTCGGCTATGTAGCGCAGTCAGCGCGCACGGTGGATGCGTTGATGGAGGCGATCGTCCAGCGCCTGCATGACACCATGACGCGCTATAACTGGGTGGGATTTTACCTGGTGGATAAAACACGCCCCGGCAGCCTGAAGCTGGGGCCGCATGTGGGCAGCTTTGATCCCCATGAGAGCGTTTCTCTGGATAAAGGCCTGTGCGGCGACGCAGCCACGACGAAAAAAACCGTAGTGGTAAACAATGCGGCGAACGATCCGCGCTATAAGGCTTCGTCGGCGCTGGTGAAGTCGGAGATTGTGACGCCGATCTTTACGCGCGGCGCGCTTTACGGCGAAATCGACATCAATAGCTATTTTGCCGAAACCTTCAACTTTGACGAACAGAAGTTTGTGGAAGCGTGCGCGGCGCTGGTAAGCGGTTATCTGGAAAAGCCGCGCTGA
- a CDS encoding prolyl oligopeptidase family serine peptidase, whose translation MKFLRILLLVLFFASSSIAQNSSSTKPSSTKSGFTLEQVMGSPFPTALTSAAKANRIAWVFDSRGERNIWVADAPDFAGRQVTHYQGDDGQDIFAVKLTPDGKTVVYARGSEVSSEGHVANPTTETKEPKQQVWAAEVETGKPRLLGDMGCGEEDCEDIRLSPDGLTAVWVGPKNHLWMANIAADKPAHQLTELRGEESEPQWSPDGKHLAFRTGRKDHAFIAIFDMAEQRVRYVAPSVDRDFAPRWSPDGRQIVFIRTPGAENHLPLIPVRPHPWAIWLADAATAEAHELWHSGKEMNDSLPPFAAESLKFAEGGKIVFCSEQDGWNHLYAISATGGAPRLLTPGNYEAEDVELTPDKTTILYSSNDGDVERRHISMSILQDLNRRNKLDLRRLPLTTGKTIEWHPLMLADGKTIVCFGSTATSPAMPYRVVIEQGKTDSQGFSQPIIHREMIAASALPKDFPSDQLVEPQTVTFKSEDGLEIHGTLFVPRNRTQPGPAVIHVHGGPPRQMMPGFHYSYYYHNAYAENQYLASRGYVVLSVNYRLGIMYGRAFREPANGGWRGSSEYKDVVAGARYLQSLPYVDRKHIGIWGGSYGGLITALALARNSDIFAAGVDFHGVHDWSAFLGGRGGDAPDAKEAAKLAFDSSPVASATTWKSPVLFMHGDDDRNVPFSQTTDLIQRLRQQNVDIEQIIFPDEIHDFLLWRTWVKGYKATAEFFDRKLRDATQGSQH comes from the coding sequence ATGAAATTCCTTCGAATCCTGCTGCTCGTTCTGTTCTTTGCAAGTTCTTCCATCGCGCAAAACTCCAGTTCTACTAAGCCCAGCTCTACTAAATCCGGCTTCACGCTGGAACAGGTGATGGGTTCGCCGTTCCCGACTGCGCTGACGTCGGCAGCAAAAGCGAATCGCATTGCCTGGGTGTTTGACAGCCGGGGTGAACGCAACATATGGGTGGCGGACGCGCCTGACTTCGCCGGGCGGCAGGTTACGCACTATCAGGGTGACGATGGCCAGGATATTTTTGCCGTGAAGCTTACGCCGGACGGCAAGACCGTTGTCTATGCTCGTGGGTCGGAAGTGAGCAGCGAAGGCCACGTGGCAAATCCCACGACTGAAACGAAAGAGCCCAAGCAGCAGGTGTGGGCCGCCGAAGTGGAAACAGGCAAGCCGCGACTGCTGGGCGATATGGGCTGCGGGGAAGAGGACTGCGAGGATATCCGGCTTTCTCCTGACGGACTGACCGCCGTTTGGGTGGGGCCGAAGAACCATTTGTGGATGGCCAATATTGCCGCCGACAAGCCTGCGCACCAGCTCACCGAATTGCGCGGCGAAGAAAGCGAACCGCAGTGGTCGCCTGATGGAAAACATCTGGCGTTCAGGACTGGCCGAAAAGATCATGCGTTCATCGCGATCTTTGACATGGCTGAGCAGCGCGTGCGTTACGTTGCGCCCAGCGTTGATCGAGACTTTGCGCCGCGATGGTCTCCTGATGGTCGTCAGATCGTTTTCATTCGCACGCCGGGAGCAGAAAACCATTTGCCGCTAATTCCTGTTCGTCCGCATCCGTGGGCCATCTGGCTGGCCGACGCTGCAACGGCCGAAGCGCATGAGCTGTGGCACAGCGGCAAGGAGATGAACGATTCGCTGCCGCCGTTTGCGGCGGAGTCATTGAAGTTTGCTGAAGGCGGGAAAATTGTTTTCTGTTCGGAGCAGGATGGGTGGAACCATCTGTATGCAATTTCTGCGACTGGCGGCGCGCCAAGGCTTCTGACTCCCGGCAATTACGAGGCGGAAGATGTTGAGCTGACTCCTGACAAAACCACCATTCTTTATAGCTCGAACGATGGAGATGTGGAGCGGCGGCATATTTCCATGTCAATTCTGCAAGACCTTAACCGGCGCAATAAGCTGGACCTGCGACGGCTGCCGCTTACTACTGGCAAAACTATCGAGTGGCATCCCTTAATGCTTGCGGACGGCAAAACGATCGTCTGCTTCGGTTCGACCGCTACTTCGCCAGCAATGCCGTATCGAGTGGTGATAGAGCAAGGGAAAACAGACAGTCAGGGATTTTCCCAGCCCATCATCCATCGTGAGATGATCGCCGCCAGCGCGCTGCCCAAAGATTTTCCTTCGGACCAACTGGTTGAGCCGCAGACTGTCACGTTCAAAAGCGAAGACGGGCTGGAAATTCACGGAACGCTTTTTGTTCCACGCAATCGCACCCAGCCTGGCCCCGCAGTGATCCACGTTCACGGCGGACCGCCACGGCAGATGATGCCCGGCTTCCACTATTCGTACTACTACCACAACGCGTACGCGGAAAATCAGTACCTGGCCAGCCGCGGATACGTGGTGCTCTCAGTCAATTACCGTCTGGGCATCATGTATGGACGCGCCTTCCGTGAGCCTGCCAATGGCGGCTGGCGCGGCTCCTCTGAGTACAAGGACGTGGTGGCTGGCGCGCGATATCTGCAAAGCCTGCCGTATGTTGACCGCAAGCACATCGGCATCTGGGGAGGCTCTTACGGCGGCCTGATTACGGCACTGGCCCTTGCGCGCAACTCTGATATCTTTGCCGCCGGCGTGGATTTCCACGGCGTGCATGACTGGTCAGCGTTTCTCGGTGGCCGTGGCGGTGACGCGCCGGACGCCAAAGAAGCCGCCAAGCTGGCGTTTGATTCGTCACCCGTTGCATCGGCCACGACATGGAAGTCTCCTGTGCTCTTCATGCATGGCGACGATGACCGCAATGTGCCTTTCTCCCAAACTACGGATCTCATTCAGCGCCTTCGTCAGCAGAACGTTGACATCGAACAAATTATTTTTCCCGACGAGATCCATGATTTCCTGCTCTGGCGTACTTGGGTGAAGGGATACAAGGCCACAGCAGAGTTTTTTGATAGGAAGCTGCGGGACGCGACTCAAGGCAGCCAGCATTGA
- a CDS encoding HAD hydrolase family protein, protein MTESLDRAKKIKVILFDVDGVLTDGSIWLFPAPASGPRSTDAHAEKHADKPGFAIISQNMIEAKGFNAHDGTAISLARLGGLKTGMVTKRISETVALRARDLKIDYLYQGAQNKSDILDKILAESGFQEEQIAYVGDDVIDLPIMRRCGLAIAVANARPQVKAMAHHETLSVGGHGAARDAVEYVLEAQGTLEKVIDAYIHARTSIK, encoded by the coding sequence ATGACCGAATCTCTCGATCGCGCAAAGAAAATCAAAGTAATTCTCTTCGACGTGGATGGCGTTCTTACTGACGGATCCATATGGCTCTTCCCCGCTCCGGCATCGGGGCCGCGCAGCACGGACGCGCATGCGGAGAAACATGCCGACAAGCCCGGTTTCGCCATCATCAGCCAGAACATGATTGAAGCAAAAGGTTTCAACGCGCATGACGGCACAGCTATCTCACTGGCGCGGCTGGGCGGATTGAAGACCGGGATGGTGACAAAGCGCATTTCAGAGACAGTGGCATTGCGGGCCCGCGATTTGAAGATCGATTACCTTTATCAGGGCGCGCAGAACAAATCAGACATTCTGGACAAGATTCTGGCGGAAAGCGGCTTTCAAGAAGAACAAATTGCCTATGTGGGAGACGACGTAATCGATCTGCCGATCATGCGGCGCTGCGGACTGGCGATCGCCGTGGCCAATGCGCGTCCGCAGGTGAAGGCGATGGCGCATCATGAGACTTTGTCCGTGGGTGGCCATGGCGCGGCGCGGGATGCGGTGGAGTACGTTCTTGAGGCGCAAGGGACACTGGAGAAGGTGATTGATGCCTATATCCATGCGCGGACGTCGATCAAGTGA
- a CDS encoding KpsF/GutQ family sugar-phosphate isomerase, protein MAQDFVRAVECLDSCGGRVVATGMGKSGIIARKIAATLSSTGTPALYLHPAEAVHGDLGMLVRGDVVLALSSSGETEEILQLLVTIRRIGSKLITITGDRLYPENSHKPASIKKSTLAQAADVALDCSIDQEACSLGLAPTASTTAMLALGDALAVALSEKRGFKEEDFAHLHPGGKLGKKLARVSQLMHSGAAVPRVERSTRMVDVIYEMSRKGLGITTVMEDNKLLGVISDGDLRRLLEKRKDVLSMTAGDCVTANPKTIRPEEFAMTALNIMEQKKITSLVVTQADGTVEGIIHLHDLWGTQMV, encoded by the coding sequence ATGGCGCAGGACTTTGTCCGGGCCGTGGAATGCCTGGATTCCTGCGGTGGACGTGTGGTTGCGACGGGTATGGGCAAGAGCGGAATCATTGCGAGGAAAATTGCCGCCACGCTCAGCTCTACCGGCACGCCGGCGCTTTATCTGCATCCGGCAGAGGCCGTACACGGCGACCTGGGAATGCTGGTCCGCGGCGATGTGGTCCTGGCGCTTTCTTCAAGCGGCGAGACGGAAGAAATCCTGCAATTGCTGGTCACGATCCGCAGGATCGGCAGCAAGCTGATTACGATCACGGGCGACAGGCTTTATCCGGAAAACTCACATAAACCGGCTTCAATCAAAAAATCAACGCTGGCGCAGGCGGCGGATGTGGCTCTGGATTGTTCCATCGACCAGGAAGCATGTTCGCTGGGACTCGCGCCTACGGCGTCAACCACGGCAATGCTGGCGCTGGGCGATGCGCTGGCGGTCGCGCTCTCAGAAAAACGTGGCTTCAAAGAAGAAGATTTTGCGCATTTGCATCCCGGCGGCAAGCTGGGTAAAAAGTTGGCGCGCGTTTCACAGCTAATGCACAGCGGCGCTGCGGTGCCGCGCGTCGAGCGGTCCACCAGGATGGTGGATGTGATTTATGAGATGTCGCGCAAGGGTCTGGGCATTACAACCGTGATGGAAGACAACAAACTGCTGGGCGTGATCAGCGATGGCGATCTGCGCCGGCTACTGGAGAAACGCAAAGACGTGCTTAGTATGACCGCCGGCGATTGCGTGACGGCCAACCCGAAGACGATTCGCCCAGAAGAATTCGCGATGACGGCGTTGAACATCATGGAGCAGAAAAAAATTACGTCGCTGGTGGTGACGCAGGCAGACGGGACGGTGGAAGGAATTATTCATCTGCATGATTTGTGGGGGACACAGATGGTGTAA
- a CDS encoding metallophosphoesterase, producing MRIAATADLHFTPQSYDRIREPLSRVRDEADLLVIAGDLTNYGKPEEMHSLLNGLVRLRIPIVAVLGNHDYESGQETELIKMMTTEGIKVLDGSSYERDGVGFAGAKGFPGGFGRGMLTAFGEKEIKAFVQASLDETLKLERALTMLRTPKIVIVTHYAPICETVEGERQEIFPFLGSSRLAEVIDRHQAVVAFHGHAHHGKPDGKTIGGVPVHNVALSILMAQNPPCPYRVVEV from the coding sequence ATGAGAATTGCAGCCACAGCAGACTTGCACTTTACGCCGCAGAGCTATGACCGCATACGCGAGCCACTGTCGCGTGTGCGCGACGAGGCTGACCTGCTGGTGATTGCCGGCGATCTTACCAATTACGGCAAGCCGGAAGAGATGCATTCTCTCCTGAATGGACTGGTGCGGTTGCGTATTCCCATTGTGGCCGTGCTGGGCAATCACGATTACGAGAGCGGCCAGGAAACGGAACTGATCAAGATGATGACCACCGAGGGCATCAAAGTGCTGGATGGCAGCAGCTATGAACGAGATGGCGTGGGATTTGCCGGCGCCAAAGGCTTTCCCGGAGGGTTTGGCCGCGGCATGCTGACAGCTTTCGGCGAAAAAGAGATTAAAGCGTTTGTCCAGGCGAGCCTGGACGAAACGCTCAAATTGGAGCGCGCGCTTACCATGCTACGCACGCCGAAGATTGTGATTGTCACCCACTATGCTCCAATCTGCGAAACCGTGGAGGGCGAACGTCAGGAAATTTTTCCATTCCTGGGCAGCTCGCGTCTGGCTGAAGTAATTGATCGCCATCAAGCAGTGGTTGCATTCCATGGCCATGCGCACCATGGCAAACCCGATGGCAAAACCATTGGTGGCGTCCCAGTCCACAATGTTGCGTTGTCAATTTTGATGGCGCAGAATCCGCCGTGCCCGTATCGTGTGGTGGAAGTATAG
- a CDS encoding nucleotidyltransferase family protein: MPDDREIALPVSSSTPPVFCKQQESLFREIIQLLEGNHVPFVISGAFALHEHTGIWRDTKDLDLFLPAQEVGRALTLLEKDGFETEVLDSVWLAKAKRDGFFVDLITGMSNAVLRVDYSWIRHASRSEVFGLSVRVLAPEELIASKLFVTRRERFDGADICHVIYGTKGKFNWQRLISLIGDHWEMLFWSLVLYHYIYPANSDYVPPEIWKELVQRFSVELAHPNTGANFRGSLIDDKMFAIDVAEWGKRNILEELREKAELIHREKKEAA, translated from the coding sequence ATGCCTGACGACCGGGAAATAGCGCTGCCGGTAAGCTCTTCGACTCCTCCGGTATTTTGCAAGCAGCAGGAATCTCTGTTTCGCGAAATAATCCAATTGCTGGAGGGCAATCACGTTCCCTTCGTAATATCCGGGGCCTTTGCTTTGCATGAGCATACTGGAATCTGGCGCGACACCAAGGACCTGGACCTTTTTCTTCCCGCGCAGGAAGTAGGGCGCGCGCTAACGCTGCTGGAAAAAGATGGCTTTGAAACCGAAGTCCTGGATTCCGTGTGGCTGGCCAAAGCCAAACGCGACGGCTTTTTTGTTGACCTGATCACGGGTATGAGCAACGCGGTGTTGCGAGTGGATTATTCATGGATTCGGCACGCCAGCCGCTCAGAAGTATTTGGGCTTTCCGTGCGGGTGCTGGCGCCGGAAGAGTTGATTGCGTCAAAACTTTTTGTCACGCGTCGCGAACGCTTTGACGGCGCGGACATTTGCCACGTGATCTACGGTACCAAGGGCAAGTTTAACTGGCAGCGGCTGATTAGCCTTATTGGCGATCACTGGGAAATGCTGTTCTGGAGCTTGGTGCTCTACCATTATATTTATCCGGCAAATTCCGATTATGTGCCTCCGGAAATATGGAAAGAATTGGTGCAGCGATTCAGCGTTGAGCTGGCGCACCCGAATACAGGGGCAAACTTTCGCGGCAGCCTGATTGACGACAAGATGTTTGCCATTGACGTGGCCGAGTGGGGGAAGCGCAATATCCTGGAAGAGCTTCGCGAAAAAGCCGAACTGATCCATCGGGAGAAAAAAGAAGCGGCCTAG
- the ligD gene encoding non-homologous end-joining DNA ligase, whose translation MARKESVIEIEGRQIKLSNLDKVLYPKAGFTKGQVIDYYVRIAPVLLPHLADRALTLKRYPNGVEGMFFYEKNCPSYRPPWMKTARVWSEGNNRFMDYCVVADLPTLVWLANLADLELHTSLSRAPDTNRPTVIAFDLDPGPPANIVQCCQVGLWVREIFEQFGLQAFAKTSGSKGLQIYVPLNTAVSYAQTKPFARAIAQLLEERHPDLVVSDMKKALRVNKVFVDWSQNDDYKTTVNVYSLRAKDQPTVSTPVTWKEVENCLKKADPELLVFTSDQVLQRVEKSGDLFEPVLKLKQKLPPLTALGQNGPQPAASAAKAKLKGFQSARPAGKTASKTATKPVKRKARAR comes from the coding sequence ATGGCCAGGAAAGAGTCCGTAATCGAGATAGAGGGCCGGCAAATCAAGCTGTCGAATCTGGATAAGGTCCTTTATCCCAAAGCTGGTTTCACCAAAGGCCAGGTCATCGATTATTACGTCCGCATTGCGCCTGTGCTGCTGCCTCATCTGGCCGACCGCGCTCTAACGCTCAAGCGCTATCCCAACGGTGTTGAGGGGATGTTTTTTTATGAGAAAAACTGTCCCAGCTACCGTCCCCCCTGGATGAAGACCGCCAGGGTCTGGAGCGAAGGCAATAATCGCTTTATGGACTACTGTGTTGTCGCCGATCTGCCAACGCTGGTTTGGCTCGCCAATCTGGCCGACCTCGAATTGCATACTTCGCTTTCGCGCGCGCCTGATACAAATCGTCCCACAGTGATCGCCTTCGACCTTGATCCGGGCCCGCCGGCCAACATTGTACAGTGCTGCCAGGTGGGCCTGTGGGTGCGTGAGATTTTTGAGCAGTTCGGCCTGCAGGCTTTTGCCAAGACATCTGGTTCCAAGGGCCTTCAGATTTATGTCCCCTTGAACACTGCCGTTTCTTATGCGCAAACCAAGCCTTTTGCCAGGGCGATTGCGCAGCTGCTGGAAGAGCGCCACCCCGATCTTGTGGTTTCCGATATGAAAAAAGCCCTGCGCGTGAATAAGGTCTTTGTTGACTGGAGCCAGAACGACGATTACAAGACTACAGTCAACGTTTATTCGTTACGCGCTAAAGACCAGCCAACTGTATCCACGCCGGTTACATGGAAAGAGGTGGAAAACTGCTTGAAAAAAGCCGATCCAGAGTTGCTGGTTTTTACTTCAGATCAGGTTTTGCAGCGGGTAGAAAAGTCGGGCGATCTTTTTGAGCCCGTTCTGAAGCTCAAGCAAAAGCTGCCTCCCCTGACGGCCCTGGGACAGAATGGCCCTCAACCGGCAGCTTCAGCGGCAAAGGCGAAGCTTAAAGGGTTCCAATCTGCTCGGCCTGCTGGAAAAACTGCTTCCAAGACCGCCACCAAACCAGTTAAGCGGAAAGCCCGCGCCCGCTAG
- a CDS encoding aminotransferase class V-fold PLP-dependent enzyme — translation MTIHTGRHFLQIPGPTNVPDRVLRAMDRPVIDHRGQEFAQLGAEVLEGVKSIFKTKGPVVIYPASGSGAWEAAIVNTLSPGDRVLMFETGHFSNLWRDVAVRHGLVVDYVPGNWRRGAPPEDAEHRLKEDKQHAIKAVMVVHNETSTGVASRIAEIRKAMDRAQHPALLMVDTISSLGSMDYRHDEWGVDVTVGGSQKGLMLPPGLSFNAISEKALAANKSAKMGRYYWDWQEMLKPNRSGFFPYTPATNLLWGLREALAMLHEEGLDNVFRRHDRHAKATRAAVEAWGLEVWCEEPKEYSSSLTAVAMPLGHDADKLRELILDTFDMSLGTGLAKLGGKVFRIGHLGHFNDLMLAGTLSGVEMGLRLAKVPHKPGGINAALEHLAASHQRATAGAQVAEATLR, via the coding sequence ATGACGATTCATACCGGACGCCATTTTCTACAGATTCCCGGACCAACCAACGTTCCTGACCGTGTTCTGCGCGCGATGGACCGCCCTGTGATTGATCATCGAGGACAGGAGTTTGCGCAGCTGGGCGCTGAAGTGCTTGAAGGAGTGAAATCGATCTTCAAGACCAAAGGACCGGTCGTAATTTATCCTGCGTCTGGCTCCGGTGCGTGGGAAGCGGCGATTGTGAACACGCTCTCTCCGGGTGATCGAGTGCTGATGTTTGAAACCGGGCACTTTTCCAATCTGTGGCGTGATGTCGCCGTACGGCATGGGCTGGTCGTTGATTATGTACCGGGAAATTGGCGGCGCGGCGCGCCGCCGGAGGACGCCGAACATCGGCTGAAAGAAGACAAGCAGCACGCGATCAAAGCCGTGATGGTTGTGCACAATGAAACTTCCACCGGAGTAGCCAGCCGCATTGCCGAGATTCGCAAAGCCATGGATCGAGCGCAGCATCCGGCGCTGCTCATGGTGGATACGATTTCATCGTTAGGCTCGATGGATTACCGGCACGATGAATGGGGCGTGGACGTAACCGTGGGTGGATCGCAAAAAGGGCTGATGCTTCCGCCGGGGCTGAGCTTTAACGCAATTTCAGAAAAGGCGCTGGCGGCGAATAAGTCGGCCAAAATGGGACGCTATTACTGGGACTGGCAGGAGATGCTCAAGCCCAATCGGTCAGGCTTCTTTCCTTACACACCGGCGACAAATCTTTTGTGGGGGCTGCGGGAAGCGCTGGCCATGCTGCATGAAGAAGGACTGGACAATGTGTTTCGCCGGCATGACCGCCATGCAAAAGCTACGCGTGCGGCCGTGGAAGCGTGGGGGCTGGAAGTATGGTGCGAAGAGCCTAAGGAATATTCCAGTTCGCTTACGGCAGTTGCCATGCCGCTGGGCCATGATGCGGACAAGCTACGGGAACTTATTCTAGACACCTTTGATATGTCACTTGGCACGGGGCTGGCGAAGCTGGGTGGCAAGGTGTTTCGCATCGGGCACCTGGGACACTTCAACGACCTTATGCTGGCAGGCACGCTCAGCGGCGTTGAGATGGGGTTGCGGCTGGCAAAGGTCCCACACAAGCCGGGCGGGATTAATGCCGCGCTGGAGCATCTGGCGGCAAGCCATCAGCGCGCGACAGCCGGAGCGCAGGTGGCGGAAGCGACGCTTCGCTAG